The Urocitellus parryii isolate mUroPar1 chromosome 6, mUroPar1.hap1, whole genome shotgun sequence genome includes a window with the following:
- the Rd3l gene encoding protein RD3-like, with protein MPLFGWMKWPKNNSYKPTHYADSDIVTKTLLRELKWHLKERERFIQEIENEQKVKKTGVDYNWLRNYQSPHTTIPAAEQRQLEVLCSQVHPCQTGTILSRFREVLAENDVLPWEIVYIFKQVLKDFLSSPDKGTQQEGPQHSWDTGCPPDSALPGESSKSPEKDEIPTISSYVDRNSKNRFPACSYRIWNLPYYYPPS; from the exons ATGCCACTCTTTGGTTGGATGAAATGGCCAAAAAACAATTCCTACAAACCTACACACTATGCTGACTCAGATATAGTGACAAAGACTCTGCTTCGGGAATTAAAATGGCATCTAAAGGAGCGAGAAAGATTCATACAAGAGATTGAAAATgagcaaaaagtgaaaaaaacaggTGTGGATTATAACTGGCTTAGAAACTACCAGAGTCCCCATACAACCATCCCAGCTGCAGAGCAAAGACAACTCGAAGTTCTTTGTTCACAAGTTCATCCTTGCCAAACTGGAACTATTCTCAGCAG ATTTCGAGAAGTTCTAGCAGAAAATGATGTGCTGCCATGGGAAATAGTCTACATCTTCAAGCAAGTTCTGAAAGACTTCCTCAGTAGTCCTGACAAAGGGACTCAGCAGGAGGGCCCACAGCACTCCTGGGACACAGGCTGTCCCCCCGACTCAGCACTCCCAGGTGAAAGCTCCAAGAGTccagaaaaagatgaaatacCCACCATCTCAAGTTACGTAGACAGGAACAGCAAGAACAGGTTCCCAGCATGCTCGTACAGAATATGGAACCTACCGTACTACTACCCACCAAGTTAA